A genomic region of Solanum dulcamara chromosome 2, daSolDulc1.2, whole genome shotgun sequence contains the following coding sequences:
- the LOC129880035 gene encoding uncharacterized protein LOC129880035 isoform X1 → MSNMVMWLETNDPPIEPLEVKPMPGRPIRCRRKDKDEPRKKKWGKSSKNGVKMSCSKCHQVGHNKRSCKSVPGRPSERVISSGSQAALKDAPQTNVDHGFKPSGLKWKEKNAMTGNHFQLMSQRNKLQIKSKRVP, encoded by the exons ATGTCTAATATGGTAATGTGGCTTGAAACCAATGACCCACCAATTGAGCCTCTTGAAGTGAAGCCAATGCCTGGAAGGCCaatcagatgtagaagaaaagaCAAAGATGAACCAAGAAAAAAGAAGTGGGGAAAATCATCAAAGAATGGAGTGAAAATGTCATGTTCCAAATGCCATCAAGTTGGGCATAACAAAAGAAGTTGTAAATCAGTG CCTGGAAGACCAAGTGAAAGAGTTATCTCAAGTGGGTCTCAAGCAGCATTAAAGGATGCACCACAAACAAATGTTGACCATGGATTCAAGCCATCTGGTTtgaaatggaaagaaaaaaatgctATGACTGGAAACCACTTTCAACTAATGTCACAGCGAAATAAATTGCAAATCAAATCCAAGCGGGTTCCTTAA